The Kroppenstedtia pulmonis genome has a segment encoding these proteins:
- a CDS encoding glycosyltransferase family 2 protein: MADLTSIIIPTRNQWFYTRQCLESIRRFTLLPHEVIVIDNHSTDETSRLLKHIKEIRMVSNSVNRGFAASVNQGLRIAQGKNIVLLNNDTLVSHRWLDQLIAVLSDDKRNGVVGPLSNRVIPEQKLDIFLTTPKEIHSFCQQFHRGSNPSKWRYSKRLSGFCMAFRASLVKAIGIFDERFGLGTYEDDDFCHRARMAGFRCVVAGDTYVHHFGSRSFRQQGKKEYHKILNQNRQYYIYKWGQVPHDGK, from the coding sequence ATGGCTGATTTGACAAGCATTATCATCCCGACACGTAATCAATGGTTCTACACCCGTCAATGTCTGGAATCCATTCGACGATTCACTTTACTTCCCCACGAGGTGATCGTCATAGACAATCATTCCACCGATGAAACCTCTCGTTTATTAAAACACATAAAAGAGATACGGATGGTTTCCAACTCGGTAAATCGGGGCTTTGCCGCTTCTGTCAATCAGGGATTACGTATAGCACAGGGAAAAAACATTGTTTTACTGAACAATGATACCCTCGTATCTCATCGGTGGCTGGATCAACTGATCGCAGTTTTGTCAGATGATAAACGAAACGGAGTGGTGGGCCCCCTGTCCAATCGAGTTATACCGGAACAAAAACTGGATATTTTTCTTACGACCCCCAAGGAGATCCACTCATTTTGTCAGCAGTTCCATCGGGGATCCAATCCCTCCAAGTGGCGGTACAGCAAACGCTTGTCAGGCTTCTGCATGGCATTTCGGGCTTCATTGGTAAAAGCAATAGGGATTTTTGACGAGCGATTTGGCTTGGGCACTTATGAGGATGATGACTTTTGCCATCGAGCCAGGATGGCAGGTTTTCGATGTGTTGTTGCTGGTGATACCTATGTGCATCACTTTGGCAGTCGCAGTTTCCGTCAACAGGGAAAGAAAGAGTACCATAAGATCCTGAACCAAAATCGTCAGTATTATATATACAAGTGGGGTCAAGTCCCCCATGATGGCAAATAA
- a CDS encoding glycosyltransferase, with protein sequence MMLWVFLFEPEYWNFPAFPPLVKNREGIALTPETHREWDFNGWKRIQRKSPDEWVIRIQKMMREDWEGIHIVGNVCENRWIEKVIKEQGSTPVYLYLDQFPSANLNWSLFRQIYVPSFFLRDQIQTTYPDTVTKVELLDPIPIHTLSDWEVEREQRRDRLKKRYGLTGQFILLLERRYLRPGHLRKIRQATNDLKGVQCWVPGKKGEIRNLQDWRERYLVADWVLTTSDPIRSVNSYHALVLSYGIPVLTTDEGDHSEWIRHGFNGLLLHSLKWEKELRSYLNLLMGRPCLAKEMGYNGQGLYEAFLCQREKGDDSWLI encoded by the coding sequence ATGATGCTCTGGGTATTTCTCTTCGAACCAGAATACTGGAACTTCCCTGCCTTTCCACCACTGGTGAAAAACAGGGAAGGAATCGCTTTGACACCCGAAACTCATCGGGAATGGGATTTCAACGGATGGAAAAGGATTCAAAGAAAGTCTCCGGATGAATGGGTCATTCGGATTCAAAAAATGATGAGAGAAGACTGGGAAGGCATTCATATAGTGGGAAATGTCTGTGAAAACAGATGGATCGAAAAGGTAATCAAGGAACAAGGCTCAACCCCGGTTTATTTGTATCTGGATCAATTCCCTTCTGCCAACCTAAATTGGAGTCTTTTTCGACAGATTTACGTTCCGTCTTTCTTTTTGCGGGATCAGATTCAAACCACTTACCCGGATACCGTAACCAAGGTGGAGTTACTCGATCCGATTCCCATCCATACTCTGTCTGATTGGGAAGTAGAGAGGGAGCAAAGAAGAGACAGGTTAAAAAAGCGGTACGGATTGACTGGCCAATTTATACTTTTATTGGAGAGACGTTATCTAAGGCCGGGCCATCTTCGCAAGATTCGACAAGCAACCAACGATTTAAAAGGTGTGCAGTGTTGGGTTCCGGGGAAAAAAGGAGAAATCAGAAATCTTCAGGACTGGAGGGAGAGGTATTTAGTTGCGGACTGGGTATTGACGACGAGTGATCCCATTCGCTCTGTCAACTCTTATCATGCACTGGTTCTCAGTTATGGTATTCCGGTCTTGACAACCGATGAAGGAGATCACAGTGAGTGGATACGACATGGATTTAATGGTTTACTGCTTCATTCTTTAAAGTGGGAAAAAGAGCTTCGGAGTTATTTGAATCTATTGATGGGAAGGCCCTGCTTGGCAAAGGAGATGGGCTACAATGGACAGGGCTTGTATGAGGCCTTTCTCTGTCAAAGAGAAAAGGGAGATGATTCATGGCTGATTTGA
- a CDS encoding winged helix-turn-helix transcriptional regulator: MDRAVQVVHITKELSGRWTIPILLSLDKSGGRFTPLKNALQISPSRLSSNLKIMTEVGLVQHLSPFERNHPLLPEYQLTEKGRFMKEAALVISRSEHQLGCGFLAAKAWNWPVLIALYYQYHEFNSIRHLLQSATPRILSTRLSELHEEDLVKKTLITDPIPKYTYALSTHTEPILQITNRNLLALL; the protein is encoded by the coding sequence ATGGATCGAGCTGTTCAAGTGGTACACATCACGAAAGAACTCTCCGGGCGCTGGACAATTCCAATTCTGTTGTCACTTGATAAATCTGGCGGTAGATTTACACCTTTAAAGAATGCCCTGCAAATTTCACCGTCCAGGCTGAGCAGCAACTTGAAAATAATGACAGAAGTAGGACTTGTTCAACACTTATCTCCTTTTGAGCGGAATCATCCATTACTACCGGAATACCAACTCACTGAGAAAGGGCGTTTCATGAAAGAAGCTGCCCTTGTGATTTCACGTTCTGAGCATCAGCTGGGCTGCGGATTTCTTGCTGCTAAAGCCTGGAATTGGCCGGTGTTAATCGCACTCTACTATCAATACCATGAGTTCAATTCAATACGTCACTTATTACAATCGGCAACACCACGCATACTATCAACACGGCTCAGCGAACTCCATGAAGAAGATTTAGTGAAGAAAACACTAATTACAGATCCAATACCAAAGTATACGTATGCATTGAGCACGCATACTGAGCCAATTCTTCAAATCACAAATCGTAACTTATTGGCACTACTTTAA
- a CDS encoding MFS transporter — protein sequence MPVRTLNKNVILMICIAFLANMCGSMILPLFPIYIEQFHFSTFMMSILFSLFYVGRACGGVLAGKLYEVLGAKRTGILLLLLETMLMVGFVLGTSFLILGILRILQGLVSTGLTVFVRTSINEMSTEANRGIYNGYISSSEGAGMFLGPAISGAVATIALSTPFYLVGVCSVIALFAVIYMDIASKSSLNRAVITEETALSYTQKSRPSRKQILTYSTVHFLEMSAFAVFLTYFALYAKHVMGWTPFETSLAFTIVGGSSFMMAPVVGKISDALKDRLLLCIVGLGLIMIEVILFLGFSQHWIVYFGMFIGGIGGASYLDSFFAHIGDVVTDEHQSSFIGKVVSISEIGSIVSPIIAGLLVEAFRMSAAFYFNLGLVAVAMVIQFGIRNRIKRKPPSQEINTTQTASRP from the coding sequence ATGCCGGTTCGTACATTAAACAAAAATGTCATTTTGATGATTTGTATCGCTTTCTTAGCGAACATGTGTGGAAGCATGATCCTCCCGCTCTTCCCGATCTATATTGAACAGTTCCACTTCTCCACCTTTATGATGAGCATTCTGTTCTCTCTATTTTATGTAGGCAGGGCTTGTGGAGGGGTTTTAGCAGGGAAGCTCTATGAAGTATTAGGAGCTAAACGGACGGGGATCCTACTTCTGCTCTTGGAAACCATGTTGATGGTTGGATTTGTCCTTGGAACGAGCTTTCTTATTTTAGGAATCCTCCGTATCTTACAAGGACTCGTATCCACTGGGTTAACCGTGTTTGTTCGAACTTCGATTAACGAAATGAGTACAGAGGCGAACAGAGGAATCTATAACGGATATATCAGCAGCAGTGAAGGAGCCGGGATGTTTTTAGGACCAGCCATTAGTGGAGCTGTGGCGACGATTGCACTGTCCACTCCTTTTTACCTTGTAGGGGTTTGCTCTGTTATCGCCTTGTTTGCTGTTATCTATATGGACATTGCCTCAAAGTCTTCGTTAAATCGAGCGGTCATCACGGAGGAGACAGCCCTTTCGTACACACAAAAATCCAGACCTTCTAGGAAGCAGATTCTTACATATTCCACTGTTCATTTTCTTGAAATGAGTGCGTTCGCCGTCTTTCTTACCTATTTCGCCTTGTATGCCAAGCATGTAATGGGATGGACCCCATTTGAAACCAGTTTGGCATTTACGATTGTCGGAGGATCCTCCTTTATGATGGCTCCTGTAGTGGGAAAAATCTCGGATGCCCTGAAAGACCGTCTGCTTCTCTGTATTGTTGGATTGGGTTTGATTATGATTGAAGTCATACTTTTCTTAGGTTTTTCACAACATTGGATTGTTTACTTCGGGATGTTTATTGGGGGGATTGGAGGAGCTAGTTATTTGGATTCATTCTTTGCCCATATAGGGGATGTCGTTACAGATGAGCATCAAAGTTCGTTTATCGGTAAGGTCGTTTCCATTTCGGAGATCGGATCGATTGTCTCTCCGATTATTGCCGGCCTTCTAGTTGAGGCATTTAGAATGAGTGCAGCTTTTTATTTCAATCTTGGTTTAGTTGCCGTAGCCATGGTAATTCAATTTGGCATACGAAACCGGATAAAACGCAAGCCCCCAAGCCAAGAGATAAATACTACCCAAACAGCATCTCGCCCATAA
- a CDS encoding dTDP-4-dehydrorhamnose 3,5-epimerase family protein, with product MIKGVVFKKLIKHCDDRGTFMEIVRDDENMLERFGQLSASMSYPGVIKAFHYHEYQDDIWYFPSGNVQVVLYDLRSNSPTHGQTAVYYMGEENPSSLLIPKGVAHGYRVLGEKSAVIVYLTTRSYCREEPDEKRISWDDPMINFDWNTNNR from the coding sequence GTGATCAAGGGAGTTGTATTTAAAAAGCTGATAAAACATTGTGACGATCGGGGTACGTTTATGGAGATTGTTCGGGATGATGAAAACATGTTGGAGCGATTTGGTCAGCTGTCGGCTTCCATGTCATATCCCGGAGTAATCAAAGCCTTTCACTATCATGAGTATCAAGATGATATCTGGTATTTTCCTTCCGGCAACGTTCAAGTGGTTCTATATGATTTACGTTCCAACTCGCCTACCCACGGACAAACTGCCGTTTACTATATGGGAGAAGAAAATCCATCCTCCCTTTTGATTCCCAAAGGAGTAGCCCATGGATACAGGGTGCTGGGAGAGAAGTCGGCTGTAATCGTATATTTGACCACACGATCTTATTGTCGGGAAGAACCGGATGAGAAACGGATATCCTGGGATGATCCGATGATCAATTTTGATTGGAATACGAATAACCGTTGA
- a CDS encoding transposase, protein MRKKSPSDNLDLLSFIKMLLRRFHRSERIYLVLGNFSLHKHRKVHQWVEENHMELDYTPTYSSWLNQIECHFGPLRQFVLNGSYYTSHDDLFNQIRAYIRWRNKNKRHERSYENKRRSRCFLLWDRWSVLRS, encoded by the coding sequence TTGAGAAAAAAGTCCCCTTCGGACAACCTTGATCTTCTCTCGTTCATTAAAATGCTCCTCCGCCGCTTTCATCGTTCGGAGCGGATTTACTTGGTGTTGGGCAATTTTTCTCTCCACAAACACCGGAAAGTGCATCAGTGGGTGGAGGAAAACCATATGGAGTTGGATTACACCCCCACCTATTCCTCTTGGTTAAACCAGATCGAATGCCATTTTGGTCCTTTGCGTCAATTTGTTCTAAATGGAAGTTATTATACTTCTCATGATGATCTCTTTAACCAAATTCGGGCTTACATCCGATGGCGTAACAAAAATAAACGTCATGAACGATCTTACGAGAACAAAAGAAGATCCCGGTGCTTCTTGCTTTGGGATCGATGGTCCGTCTTAAGGTCATAG
- a CDS encoding VOC family protein, with protein sequence MYKPGFTIWYSVSNVERTLKFYKEQLGFEVDSLDKEGGMASVHTNTKDCYIGFSEAEQVVPSTAAAVFEVEDIHAAVKELKEKGITFNGEVSTIPGYVKVITFKDPDGHDLELVQAL encoded by the coding sequence ATGTACAAACCTGGGTTTACGATATGGTACAGCGTCAGTAATGTCGAGCGCACGTTGAAGTTTTACAAGGAACAATTAGGTTTTGAGGTGGATTCCTTAGACAAAGAGGGTGGTATGGCAAGTGTACATACGAATACAAAAGATTGCTATATTGGATTCTCAGAAGCCGAGCAAGTCGTTCCTTCCACAGCAGCAGCTGTTTTCGAAGTAGAGGACATTCATGCCGCAGTCAAAGAACTTAAGGAGAAGGGGATCACGTTTAACGGGGAAGTTTCCACTATTCCTGGTTATGTTAAGGTGATTACGTTTAAAGACCCTGATGGGCATGACTTGGAGTTGGTCCAAGCATTGTAA
- the rfbD gene encoding dTDP-4-dehydrorhamnose reductase — MMKVLVSGANGQLGRDTVRMLSKDHHVLGYTRQEWDITDRKRTWRLMELEKPDTVIHCAAFTAVDHSEMVPCTAFQVNTRATRDLAEACQQHGVRLIYISTDYVFDGRQDGGYIESDSASPINVYGKTKWMGERWVTSLCHHHLIIRTSWVYGLHGHNFITSVLRQAATGSELYVVDDQVGCPTYTVHLAQLLNILLNRPLRGIIHAAGGGSCSRYEFAAEILQQAGFSTEKLRRISSNQLKGKAVRPAVSILRSCRLPIGKISPLPHWKRGLTQYFLERQGVNQSDQGSCI; from the coding sequence ATGATGAAGGTATTGGTTTCTGGTGCTAATGGACAATTGGGGCGGGATACAGTACGAATGCTTTCGAAAGATCATCATGTTCTCGGATATACTCGCCAGGAATGGGATATCACGGATCGAAAAAGGACATGGCGTCTGATGGAGTTGGAGAAGCCGGATACAGTGATTCATTGTGCCGCTTTTACAGCAGTGGATCACAGTGAAATGGTCCCCTGCACTGCATTTCAGGTTAATACCCGTGCTACCCGGGATTTGGCCGAGGCATGTCAACAGCATGGAGTGAGATTGATCTATATCAGTACAGACTATGTATTTGATGGGCGCCAGGATGGCGGTTATATAGAAAGTGACTCAGCTTCTCCCATCAATGTGTACGGAAAAACAAAATGGATGGGAGAAAGATGGGTGACATCACTGTGTCATCATCACTTAATTATACGCACATCATGGGTTTATGGACTGCATGGTCATAACTTTATTACTTCTGTTTTGCGACAGGCAGCAACCGGCAGTGAGTTGTATGTGGTGGATGATCAGGTAGGATGTCCAACTTACACAGTTCACTTGGCCCAGCTATTAAATATTTTGCTGAATAGACCCTTGAGGGGGATCATTCATGCAGCAGGGGGAGGAAGTTGTTCCCGGTACGAATTTGCTGCAGAAATTTTACAACAGGCAGGTTTCAGCACTGAAAAGTTAAGGCGTATTTCATCCAATCAGTTAAAGGGGAAAGCAGTCCGTCCTGCAGTATCGATATTACGGTCTTGTCGTCTTCCCATTGGCAAGATTTCTCCCTTACCTCATTGGAAGAGAGGGTTGACTCAATACTTTCTTGAAAGGCAGGGAGTAAACCAAAGTGATCAAGGGAGTTGTATTTAA